A portion of the Streptomyces sp. NBC_01335 genome contains these proteins:
- a CDS encoding NADPH-dependent FMN reductase, whose translation MTRIVLVPGSVRRHSVTSAALATVRAAVVRRERGVETPYLDVAGLPFYDQDADEEGAPESVMAARALVAGADALIIATPSYNGMVSGVLKNALDWLSRPWGASALTGLPVAVLSASTGTYGAADAQPGLCAVLKRAGSEVIEHPRVAIGNAEQRLGRGGLYTEPALASAIDGLVDATLGACLPEPAIGTRLSLAN comes from the coding sequence GTGACCAGAATCGTGCTCGTGCCGGGCAGCGTACGACGCCACTCCGTCACCTCGGCCGCACTCGCCACCGTGCGGGCGGCCGTCGTACGGCGTGAGAGGGGGGTCGAGACGCCCTACCTGGACGTGGCGGGGCTCCCCTTCTACGACCAGGACGCCGACGAGGAAGGCGCACCCGAGTCGGTGATGGCCGCTCGCGCACTTGTCGCCGGAGCGGATGCCTTGATCATCGCCACTCCCTCGTACAACGGCATGGTCTCGGGCGTGCTCAAGAACGCTCTCGACTGGCTCTCCCGTCCATGGGGTGCGAGCGCGCTGACCGGGCTGCCGGTCGCGGTGCTCTCGGCATCCACCGGCACGTACGGAGCGGCTGACGCTCAGCCGGGTCTGTGTGCCGTGCTCAAGCGTGCCGGGTCCGAAGTGATCGAGCATCCGCGCGTGGCCATCGGTAATGCCGAGCAGCGGCTGGGCAGGGGCGGCCTGTACACGGAACCCGCCCTGGCCTCCGCCATCGACGGTCTCGTCGACGCGACCCTCGGTGCCTGTCTCCCGGAACCGGCGATCGGCACCCGGCTGAGTCTGGCCAACTGA
- a CDS encoding GTP cyclohydrolase II: protein MPSPALTEHTCRTPGPRQTTNTEPARGRAAQVRTRVRVPLGASTGLEATSQMVTFEGLVDGQEHLALELGPDRDVPLVRLHSECLTGDVFASARCDCGPQLQEAVERITEVGGVLLYLRQEGRGIGLYNKIDAYRLQDGGLDTYEANRALGLGEDLRDYTAAAQMLRALGHEEVDLLTNNPKKVGELTRLGIRVRNTVPTGVFATAHNIVYLSAKAEKTLHTIQLEEKSA from the coding sequence ATGCCCTCTCCCGCTCTCACCGAACACACCTGCCGCACGCCGGGCCCGCGGCAGACCACGAACACCGAGCCCGCCCGGGGGCGAGCTGCCCAGGTGCGGACCAGAGTCCGGGTTCCGCTCGGTGCGAGTACCGGCCTGGAAGCGACCTCGCAGATGGTGACGTTCGAGGGGCTCGTCGACGGTCAGGAGCACCTGGCCCTGGAACTCGGCCCGGACCGCGACGTCCCCCTCGTCCGCCTGCACTCGGAATGCCTGACGGGCGACGTGTTCGCCTCCGCCCGCTGTGACTGCGGGCCGCAGCTGCAGGAGGCGGTCGAACGGATCACCGAGGTCGGCGGCGTGCTCCTCTACCTGCGCCAGGAGGGCCGCGGCATCGGTCTGTACAACAAGATCGACGCCTACCGGCTCCAGGACGGTGGGCTCGACACCTACGAGGCCAACCGTGCCCTGGGCCTCGGCGAGGACCTGCGGGACTACACGGCGGCCGCTCAGATGCTCCGCGCTCTGGGCCACGAAGAGGTCGACCTGCTGACGAACAACCCCAAGAAGGTCGGCGAGCTGACCCGCCTCGGAATCCGTGTCAGGAACACCGTGCCCACGGGGGTCTTCGCCACCGCCCACAACATCGTCTATCTCTCCGCGAAAGCGGAGAAGACCCTGCACACCATCCAGTTGGAGGAGAAGTCCGCGTGA
- a CDS encoding histidine phosphatase family protein, with translation MSSATYDRSGTGWTASQDASKTADAVFLRHGETALTPQRRFSGIGSGNPGLSRVGVEQARQAAGSPLLRRSEFTEVVCSPLKRCVETAEAVAAHLGLGLRVEENLREADFGMWEGMTYAEVEERYPRDLAAWKRSPDVAPTGSTETFTDVLGRAETIADAIRSKYSGASIIAVTHVSPVKALVAQALGAPPMALFAMELHPAAFSRISYSGSGASLRLFNDTSHLG, from the coding sequence ATGAGTAGCGCGACGTACGACCGCTCCGGGACTGGCTGGACCGCCTCGCAGGATGCGTCCAAGACTGCGGACGCCGTGTTTCTGCGCCACGGTGAGACCGCGCTCACTCCGCAACGGAGATTCTCCGGCATCGGCAGCGGCAACCCGGGGCTGTCACGGGTTGGAGTCGAACAAGCCCGGCAGGCCGCCGGATCGCCTCTGCTTCGGCGATCCGAGTTCACCGAAGTCGTGTGCTCTCCGCTGAAGCGCTGCGTCGAGACGGCGGAAGCCGTAGCCGCCCACCTCGGCCTCGGACTGCGTGTGGAAGAGAACTTGCGGGAGGCCGACTTCGGCATGTGGGAAGGGATGACCTACGCCGAGGTCGAGGAACGCTACCCGAGGGATCTTGCAGCCTGGAAGCGGTCACCGGATGTCGCGCCGACAGGAAGCACGGAGACCTTCACCGACGTTCTCGGCCGGGCGGAGACGATCGCTGACGCAATCAGGTCGAAGTACAGCGGTGCGTCCATCATCGCGGTCACGCACGTATCACCCGTCAAGGCCCTGGTGGCACAGGCGCTCGGCGCGCCGCCGATGGCACTCTTCGCCATGGAACTGCACCCGGCGGCCTTTTCACGCATCAGCTACTCCGGATCCGGAGCGTCTCTACGGCTGTTCAACGACACCTCGCACCTCGGGTGA
- a CDS encoding Eco29kI family restriction endonuclease yields MAPSPASTQFNPLGLDLLGRNLREEMDGRPRVPLDEVKPFPGAGLYALYYKGDLEIYKGLKDADIPIYVGKASAGDSSYGDAPNLAQRKLFDRISDHRRSINEPANLHASHFDVRCLTLDDIWIVLGERALLRAYSPVLWNTVMTGFGGNPPGQGRRNARSVWDSVHPGRKRAAGLLCNRSYSGVEMEGLILDGIEISLMEVGEQRDKKLKEFRNRPAEIIWQEGKSSGKGPKPVLVFRKGAFLEENGRFGVDLSDIEWQLAAVPEQKTTEEVVFDAAEG; encoded by the coding sequence ATGGCTCCCAGCCCCGCATCCACACAGTTCAATCCGTTGGGCCTTGACTTGCTCGGCCGTAATCTCCGGGAGGAGATGGACGGGCGTCCACGCGTGCCCCTTGACGAGGTGAAGCCGTTCCCGGGCGCAGGGCTATATGCGCTCTACTACAAGGGCGATCTTGAGATCTACAAGGGGCTGAAGGATGCCGACATCCCCATTTACGTGGGGAAAGCCTCGGCTGGTGATAGCAGCTATGGAGACGCGCCGAATCTGGCTCAGCGGAAGCTGTTCGATCGAATAAGCGACCACCGTAGAAGCATCAACGAGCCAGCTAATCTCCATGCTTCGCATTTCGACGTCAGATGTCTGACCCTCGATGATATCTGGATCGTCCTGGGCGAACGGGCCCTTCTGCGCGCCTATAGCCCCGTTCTCTGGAATACCGTGATGACCGGGTTTGGGGGAAACCCGCCAGGTCAGGGGCGGAGGAATGCTCGCTCGGTCTGGGACTCCGTCCACCCGGGGCGGAAGCGAGCGGCCGGGCTGCTCTGCAACCGCAGTTACAGCGGTGTCGAAATGGAGGGGCTCATCCTGGACGGCATCGAAATCTCGCTGATGGAAGTGGGCGAACAGCGCGATAAGAAGTTGAAGGAATTCCGAAACCGCCCTGCGGAGATCATCTGGCAGGAAGGGAAGAGTTCCGGGAAGGGCCCTAAACCTGTCCTCGTGTTCCGGAAGGGTGCGTTCTTGGAAGAAAATGGTCGATTTGGAGTCGACCTCAGTGATATCGAATGGCAGCTAGCTGCCGTGCCGGAGCAGAAGACAACAGAGGAAGTCGTTTTCGACGCTGCCGAGGGATGA
- a CDS encoding outer membrane protein assembly factor BamB family protein produces MARIDRLTRIVSRPGGRLLGADIRGGLHWLDQDLNVLVSSHASTPAQDPAGDPVYALAFHEDWIITRDKAGTLSRWHAPTLRLVDRLTAAATAAHSLLLDGEQPAPTMLRGIGVWNGKAYLNNGYFQLVVVDLDSFTVDRIVPWPHGYDMLEWFCTDAPGVHAVSDRSGRIHLGSLEDLDFSTVVQVDASNVHRVVYDARHQRFWAIGDAGLGETRNISNGVVTLGFDGTVTGRLDFARNDVEGLAFSPDFRTAYSGGFDGELLLFDNTGTELTLAARVGGFSHQIIDLTVAEDGSVYTLTQDGEVTALEADGTVTGRLGHLRQCVWDLQAVPEHEDSLLAATDSGTARLRLVETVPGQPALVTDRTESTGLGFTRRALPLADGGWAGICWPTSVRRTGPDGRTVWDRELPGIVHTLALSPDGNRLLVGCNAGGIELDAASGEEISRVADLPASVWASAYLEDGRRLLATRNGMLVAYDATGAATWTTELGSYPKRLLVEGDRVIATGGGGFKEFQVGHDTFDQRFTELLDNTGENCVVIDGVLCAVTYGLQIAAYDHATGELLGLLEDLPDFPKGLAALRGKDGTAYIAVGGRGGYVRLLRLDRGRPESVLSNVRDLWLSDGGGDYPNATGTAERA; encoded by the coding sequence ATGGCGAGAATCGATCGCCTGACCCGTATCGTCAGCAGGCCCGGGGGCCGCCTCCTGGGCGCCGATATCCGAGGTGGTCTGCACTGGCTCGACCAGGACCTCAACGTCCTTGTCTCGTCCCACGCCTCCACACCTGCGCAGGACCCGGCGGGCGACCCTGTCTACGCTCTCGCCTTCCACGAGGACTGGATCATCACGCGGGACAAGGCGGGAACCCTCTCGCGCTGGCACGCTCCCACTCTGCGGCTCGTCGACCGCCTGACGGCCGCGGCCACCGCCGCGCACTCCCTGCTGCTCGACGGGGAACAGCCGGCGCCCACCATGCTGCGCGGCATCGGCGTGTGGAACGGCAAGGCCTACCTGAACAACGGATACTTCCAGCTTGTCGTCGTCGACCTCGACAGCTTCACGGTGGACCGGATCGTCCCCTGGCCGCACGGCTACGACATGCTGGAGTGGTTCTGCACCGACGCACCAGGCGTCCACGCCGTCTCCGACCGGTCGGGCCGCATCCATCTGGGTTCGTTGGAGGATCTGGACTTCTCCACCGTCGTCCAGGTCGACGCGTCCAACGTCCACCGCGTCGTGTACGACGCCCGGCACCAGCGCTTCTGGGCGATCGGCGACGCGGGCCTGGGCGAGACGAGGAACATATCCAACGGGGTCGTGACCCTCGGCTTCGACGGGACCGTGACCGGTCGGCTCGACTTCGCCCGCAACGACGTGGAGGGACTCGCCTTCTCCCCCGACTTCCGCACTGCCTACAGCGGGGGCTTCGACGGCGAGCTGCTTCTCTTCGACAACACCGGCACCGAACTCACCCTCGCGGCCCGAGTGGGCGGATTCAGCCACCAGATCATCGACCTGACCGTCGCCGAGGACGGCAGCGTCTACACCCTCACCCAGGACGGTGAGGTCACCGCCCTCGAAGCCGACGGCACCGTGACCGGTCGCCTCGGCCATCTCCGGCAGTGCGTCTGGGATCTCCAGGCCGTGCCGGAACACGAGGACTCGCTGCTGGCCGCGACCGACAGCGGCACGGCGCGGTTGCGGCTCGTGGAAACGGTCCCCGGCCAGCCAGCACTGGTGACAGACCGTACGGAGAGCACCGGACTCGGCTTCACGCGGCGCGCCCTGCCCCTCGCCGACGGTGGCTGGGCGGGCATCTGCTGGCCGACTTCCGTACGCCGCACGGGACCGGACGGGCGAACGGTGTGGGACCGGGAACTCCCCGGGATCGTGCACACTCTCGCGCTGTCGCCCGACGGAAACAGGCTTCTGGTCGGCTGCAACGCCGGCGGCATCGAACTCGATGCCGCCAGCGGTGAGGAGATCTCCCGGGTCGCGGACCTGCCCGCGAGCGTCTGGGCATCGGCATACCTGGAGGACGGCCGCCGACTGCTCGCCACCCGCAACGGCATGCTCGTCGCCTACGACGCGACGGGCGCCGCCACCTGGACCACCGAGCTCGGGAGCTATCCCAAACGGCTGCTGGTCGAGGGCGACCGTGTGATCGCCACCGGTGGCGGGGGCTTCAAGGAGTTCCAGGTCGGCCACGACACGTTCGATCAGCGTTTCACCGAACTGCTCGACAACACCGGCGAGAACTGCGTCGTCATCGACGGTGTGCTGTGTGCCGTCACCTATGGTCTCCAGATCGCGGCCTACGACCATGCCACCGGTGAACTCCTCGGCCTGCTCGAGGATTTGCCCGATTTCCCGAAGGGCCTGGCAGCTCTCCGAGGAAAGGACGGAACCGCGTACATCGCCGTGGGCGGACGCGGCGGCTACGTCCGGCTCCTGCGCTTGGACCGCGGTCGCCCGGAGAGTGTGCTGAGCAACGTCCGTGATCTGTGGCTCTCCGACGGCGGCGGCGACTACCCCAACGCGACCGGGACGGCGGAGCGCGCATGA
- a CDS encoding very short patch repair endonuclease: MTARTSRAQSGWKHDPPPDRAWKGRPGRARSAIAAEQDRAAGGRHRRSVDLGEGRFARASVELKVLPDTRRIRAYLRWSDSGKSPARYLGQVEHETRAANLAEGWKAAWEKGLLTEEPPAEGSWASSPSVRAVMRGNRSKDTRPELRLRSLLHKQGLRYRVAARPLPELRRTADLIFSKPKVAVFVDGCFWHGCPEHLRASHKNAEFWRGKIEGNRIRDAETDCLLREAGWTVVRVWEHEDPDAAAARVIGAVRGLTVNHHESE, translated from the coding sequence GTGACGGCGCGCACCAGTAGAGCGCAGAGCGGCTGGAAGCACGACCCGCCGCCGGACCGGGCATGGAAAGGGCGGCCCGGCAGGGCACGCTCCGCTATCGCGGCCGAACAGGACCGGGCGGCCGGCGGTCGTCACAGACGGTCTGTGGACCTCGGCGAGGGGCGGTTCGCCCGAGCCTCCGTGGAGCTGAAGGTACTTCCCGACACACGACGCATTCGCGCGTACCTGCGCTGGTCCGACAGCGGCAAGTCGCCGGCCCGCTATCTCGGACAGGTCGAGCATGAGACCCGGGCCGCGAACCTCGCCGAGGGCTGGAAGGCGGCCTGGGAGAAGGGCCTTCTTACCGAGGAACCACCGGCTGAGGGCTCCTGGGCTTCGTCGCCGTCAGTGCGTGCGGTGATGCGGGGCAACAGGAGCAAGGACACCCGTCCCGAGCTGAGGCTCCGGTCCTTGCTGCACAAGCAGGGTCTCCGCTATCGCGTGGCAGCACGGCCCCTGCCTGAACTGAGGCGCACTGCCGACCTGATCTTTTCTAAGCCCAAGGTCGCGGTGTTCGTCGACGGATGCTTCTGGCACGGTTGTCCGGAACATCTTCGGGCGTCGCACAAGAACGCCGAGTTCTGGCGCGGCAAGATCGAGGGCAATCGAATCAGGGACGCGGAGACGGATTGCCTCCTGCGAGAGGCGGGCTGGACGGTCGTTCGTGTCTGGGAGCACGAGGATCCTGACGCGGCGGCCGCGCGGGTGATAGGCGCCGTGCGAGGCTTGACGGTAAACCATCATGAATCGGAATGA
- a CDS encoding MFS transporter, whose translation MSRAGASQGPARAGAPAENVVTEPSPLRNTRFRVFAAGNLVNNIGESVYATALPLLAYRLTGALSVMSLLAAAVPIAMLLAPSLGTVADRWGPRVLVVPGLLLQAAAALGMNVLLLAGVDSTAALFCCALLVAVGAAAYRTGWMTGVPGMFPEFPVRARGMLNSGFFATTLIGPLVVTASLTFIGYTGLLWLNLATFFAPILVWALGVHPPRAARQSGSGTQWKMSEGWRAVTQDRRLSEMLVVQVVLNIACGAGLNSLLVFALGRSWHLSGDAVGLALTVMNACMLVGNLLVAQRTRLRPWTALALGMTARAGSLLLLAVAPSFPVFLIAMAVGALGQGAVLSTVVMMRVKYLPGAVLGRASGLMWLITGAASLLSPVLTPLFDRLAGSSLTFLLLGIATCGAVGHLCRSRAHWAEKPTSTTV comes from the coding sequence ATGAGCCGAGCCGGGGCCTCACAGGGCCCGGCGCGCGCCGGAGCCCCGGCCGAGAACGTCGTCACCGAGCCGTCACCCCTTCGGAATACACGATTCCGCGTGTTCGCCGCAGGGAATCTGGTCAACAACATCGGTGAGTCCGTGTACGCGACGGCCTTGCCGCTGCTGGCCTACCGGCTCACCGGCGCACTGAGCGTGATGTCCCTGCTGGCCGCCGCCGTACCGATAGCGATGCTTCTGGCGCCCTCGCTGGGCACGGTGGCCGACCGGTGGGGCCCCCGCGTACTCGTCGTACCCGGGCTGCTTCTCCAAGCCGCCGCCGCTCTCGGGATGAACGTGCTCCTCCTCGCGGGAGTCGACTCCACAGCCGCGCTGTTCTGCTGCGCGCTCCTCGTCGCGGTGGGTGCGGCGGCATACCGCACGGGCTGGATGACCGGGGTGCCCGGGATGTTCCCCGAATTCCCCGTCCGGGCCCGGGGCATGCTCAACAGCGGATTCTTCGCGACCACTCTGATCGGCCCGCTCGTGGTCACCGCCTCCCTGACGTTCATCGGGTACACCGGGCTGCTGTGGCTCAACCTGGCGACCTTCTTCGCCCCGATCCTCGTCTGGGCTCTGGGCGTACACCCGCCGCGGGCCGCACGGCAGAGCGGCTCCGGCACCCAGTGGAAGATGTCCGAGGGCTGGCGGGCCGTCACGCAGGACCGTCGCCTGAGCGAGATGCTCGTCGTCCAGGTGGTCCTGAACATCGCCTGTGGGGCGGGGCTCAACTCACTGCTGGTGTTCGCCCTGGGGAGAAGCTGGCACCTCTCGGGGGACGCGGTCGGTCTCGCTCTCACCGTCATGAACGCCTGCATGCTCGTCGGCAACCTGCTGGTCGCGCAGAGGACCCGGCTGCGCCCGTGGACGGCCCTGGCCCTCGGGATGACGGCACGGGCCGGCTCGCTGCTGCTGCTGGCCGTGGCCCCGTCCTTCCCCGTCTTCCTGATCGCCATGGCCGTCGGGGCCCTGGGCCAGGGCGCGGTCCTGAGCACGGTCGTGATGATGCGGGTGAAATACCTTCCCGGCGCCGTGCTGGGACGGGCCTCCGGCCTCATGTGGCTGATCACCGGGGCAGCCTCACTCCTGTCTCCCGTGCTCACGCCGCTGTTCGACCGGCTGGCCGGCTCCTCGCTCACCTTCCTTCTGCTGGGGATCGCGACCTGCGGTGCCGTCGGGCATCTCTGTCGCAGCCGCGCGCACTGGGCCGAGAAGCCCACGTCCACGACCGTCTGA
- a CDS encoding ATP-binding protein, with translation MNQVPPSISELTLAATPNAVAWARRHTVDILQRWRFPAEGIEVARLLVSELTTNAIKHAQPTETSATSAAGSPGVGTIALRLWPTDDGIVLAVSDPDLRPPTPRAQDSSATGGRGLVLVQTMANRWGYCPTQPHLGKIVWAEVPARPNAAFGEPAPGGRQAAPTLIGRVLTGLREL, from the coding sequence ATGAACCAGGTCCCCCCATCCATCAGCGAACTGACCCTGGCCGCCACCCCCAACGCGGTCGCCTGGGCCCGTCGCCACACCGTCGACATCCTCCAGCGGTGGCGCTTCCCCGCCGAGGGCATCGAAGTCGCCCGGCTCCTCGTCTCTGAGCTGACCACCAACGCAATCAAGCACGCCCAGCCCACGGAGACGTCTGCAACGTCCGCCGCTGGATCCCCTGGTGTCGGCACGATCGCTCTCAGGCTCTGGCCCACCGACGACGGCATCGTGCTCGCGGTCAGTGATCCCGACCTGCGTCCGCCGACTCCTCGGGCCCAAGACTCCAGTGCCACCGGGGGCCGCGGGCTCGTTCTTGTCCAGACCATGGCCAACCGCTGGGGCTACTGCCCCACACAGCCACACCTCGGGAAGATCGTCTGGGCAGAGGTTCCCGCTCGCCCCAACGCCGCTTTCGGTGAGCCAGCGCCCGGCGGTCGCCAAGCCGCCCCGACGCTCATCGGGCGGGTCTTGACCGGCCTACGCGAGCTGTAG
- a CDS encoding Eco29kI family restriction endonuclease, producing the protein MAPWTSRERLALTASKTRFDGRISGAVCPGRSPPANCPDGQGPVVQRFGIYAIYYAGDSELCTPISGSFEIPIYSGKPDPDGGRKGVEVAEAWEGTPLWKRISTHRRKLGAAADFELKGFYVRYLPADDLVHADGRALDDQRTPARLTRDTRGLRRDPPGRAPPGRTDAAKVA; encoded by the coding sequence ATGGCCCCGTGGACGAGCCGCGAAAGGCTGGCGCTGACGGCGTCTAAGACCCGCTTCGACGGGAGGATCTCGGGCGCAGTGTGCCCTGGGCGCTCGCCTCCGGCGAACTGTCCGGATGGACAGGGTCCGGTCGTTCAACGGTTCGGGATCTACGCGATCTACTACGCGGGGGACTCCGAGCTGTGCACGCCGATCTCCGGATCGTTCGAGATTCCCATCTATTCGGGCAAGCCCGACCCCGATGGCGGCCGCAAGGGCGTTGAGGTCGCGGAAGCGTGGGAAGGAACGCCGCTCTGGAAGCGGATCTCGACCCACCGGCGGAAGCTCGGAGCGGCAGCTGATTTCGAGCTGAAGGGCTTCTATGTCCGTTACCTTCCGGCCGACGACCTCGTTCACGCCGATGGCCGAGCGCTTGATGATCAGAGAACTCCAGCCCGTCTGACACGTGATACTCGAGGGCTTCGGCGCGACCCCCCAGGGAGGGCCCCGCCAGGCCGAACAGATGCAGCCAAAGTGGCATGA
- a CDS encoding DNA cytosine methyltransferase: protein MAELQGRSKKDRTGVELFAGAGGLAMAVHRAGFRPLLFNEFAKRACETLEANGAQRLPDGEKPTRAPGPDEKVPLVAGDVQELDMDYLAGKVDVLAGGPPCQPFSLGGVAKGDEDKRNMFPQMFKAVQQIQPKAVICENVRGLLRPSFGRYFDYIQRELELPFEKRGDRTWEQHYEHLLDRREAEPDDPTKRYDIVMMPVNAADYGVPQIRNRVIIVAFRRDLNVDRELFKSLVKPTHSETALFRSMEEGGEYWKRHPNVSDHVRERVAARLPKTMPIDDGLLPWNTLRDAIAGIGDNKPLPDVPDEWLDRDEHFLGGFTEHIGWPGARIYDGHTPNELDRPAKTVKAGVHGVPGGESVMLLDELVADKTVPGGVRYKYRYMTVRETARVMTFPDTWELKGPRGEKMRQLGNAVPVALGEVFAKAVAAVLDEAEERQK from the coding sequence ATGGCTGAACTGCAAGGAAGATCAAAGAAGGACCGCACGGGTGTCGAACTCTTCGCTGGCGCTGGCGGTCTGGCCATGGCTGTCCATCGTGCCGGATTCCGCCCACTGCTCTTCAACGAGTTCGCCAAGCGGGCGTGCGAGACCCTGGAGGCCAACGGGGCTCAGCGACTGCCTGACGGTGAGAAGCCGACCCGAGCCCCCGGGCCCGACGAGAAGGTGCCCCTTGTCGCGGGCGATGTCCAGGAACTCGACATGGACTACCTGGCGGGCAAGGTGGACGTGCTTGCCGGTGGTCCTCCCTGCCAGCCGTTCAGCCTCGGCGGCGTCGCCAAGGGGGACGAGGACAAGCGGAATATGTTCCCGCAGATGTTCAAGGCGGTCCAACAGATCCAGCCGAAGGCCGTGATCTGCGAGAACGTGAGGGGCCTGCTCAGGCCCTCGTTCGGCCGCTATTTCGACTACATCCAGCGTGAGCTGGAGCTGCCCTTCGAGAAGCGTGGCGACCGCACCTGGGAGCAGCACTACGAGCACCTGCTGGATCGGCGTGAAGCGGAGCCGGACGACCCCACGAAGCGGTACGACATCGTCATGATGCCGGTGAACGCCGCCGACTACGGGGTGCCCCAGATCCGCAACCGCGTGATCATCGTCGCGTTCCGTCGCGACTTGAATGTCGACCGTGAGCTGTTCAAGTCCCTCGTGAAGCCGACTCACTCCGAGACCGCCCTCTTCCGTTCCATGGAGGAGGGCGGGGAGTATTGGAAGCGCCACCCGAATGTTTCGGACCATGTAAGGGAGCGGGTCGCGGCCCGCCTCCCGAAGACCATGCCAATCGACGACGGCCTATTGCCCTGGAACACCCTGCGTGACGCGATCGCCGGTATCGGCGACAACAAGCCCCTGCCAGATGTTCCCGACGAGTGGCTGGATCGCGACGAGCACTTCCTCGGCGGGTTCACGGAGCACATCGGCTGGCCTGGTGCCCGCATCTACGACGGACACACCCCCAACGAACTCGACCGCCCGGCGAAGACCGTCAAGGCCGGCGTGCATGGTGTGCCCGGCGGAGAGTCGGTCATGCTCCTCGATGAATTGGTGGCAGACAAGACCGTCCCGGGGGGCGTCCGGTACAAGTACAGGTACATGACGGTCCGCGAGACCGCCCGCGTCATGACCTTCCCTGACACCTGGGAACTCAAGGGCCCGCGAGGGGAGAAGATGCGCCAGCTCGGCAACGCCGTACCCGTTGCCCTTGGCGAGGTCTTCGCCAAGGCGGTTGCCGCCGTCCTAGACGAGGCGGAGGAGCGCCAGAAGTGA
- a CDS encoding GIY-YIG nuclease family protein, translated as MAPVVGSDDGTRYHKDFTLSITKALGDQLAAALDGLDRAPLTEPSIARLKEKPGVYQLYLNDEFVYVGKADKSLPARLRNHHRKISGRRNISLDEMTFSCLYVAEDFSALAPEQLLISHHKGMGNIPWNNNGFGNKDPGRQRDNTVLKQNHFDVVFPIDLDRPIEGLSPGETTLHELLETVKADLPYNFRYGKLTEFKTRSVYVASAEMSADEVFELISAEIPATWQITALMGYVIMYDDSPGTYRSAWRHYRDGQRVDAVPEAEPAGPVEVESSTADS; from the coding sequence ATGGCGCCGGTGGTGGGCTCCGACGACGGGACGCGGTACCACAAAGATTTCACCCTGAGCATCACCAAGGCACTCGGTGACCAGTTGGCCGCCGCGCTCGATGGACTCGACAGGGCTCCACTCACGGAGCCGAGTATCGCGCGGCTCAAGGAGAAGCCCGGGGTCTACCAGCTGTATCTGAACGACGAGTTCGTCTACGTCGGCAAGGCCGACAAGTCTCTGCCGGCCCGTCTCCGCAACCACCACCGCAAGATCTCGGGTCGCCGCAACATCTCCCTGGACGAGATGACCTTCTCGTGCCTGTACGTAGCGGAGGACTTCTCCGCTCTCGCCCCGGAGCAACTGCTCATTAGCCACCACAAGGGCATGGGGAACATCCCCTGGAACAACAACGGCTTTGGCAACAAGGACCCCGGCCGCCAGCGGGACAACACCGTCCTGAAGCAGAACCACTTCGACGTCGTGTTCCCCATCGACCTGGACCGGCCGATCGAAGGGCTTTCGCCCGGCGAAACGACGTTGCATGAACTCCTGGAGACAGTCAAGGCCGACCTTCCGTACAATTTCAGGTACGGAAAGTTGACGGAGTTCAAGACGCGAAGCGTCTATGTGGCGTCGGCTGAAATGTCGGCCGACGAGGTCTTTGAGCTGATCTCCGCAGAGATACCAGCCACGTGGCAGATCACCGCCCTCATGGGCTACGTGATCATGTACGACGACAGTCCGGGTACATACAGGAGCGCTTGGCGGCATTATCGGGACGGCCAGCGCGTTGACGCCGTGCCCGAGGCCGAGCCGGCGGGTCCGGTCGAAGTCGAATCGTCAACTGCGGACAGCTGA